A window of Bradyrhizobium sp. AZCC 1719 genomic DNA:
TTTCTCGAGGTTGATCGAGCCAAGGGTGACGTCGGTGACGCCGACAGGCTTGTAGTCGACCATTGCGCGGACGTTTGGCTGCATCTTGCCGGCCGGGCATTCGCCCGCAATGGCGGTCGAGGTGGTTGCAACCGAACCTGCAACCATTCCGGCGAGTGCGAGACCTTGCCAGATTGTGCATGAAGCGACGTTGGATTTGGACATGTCGTGGTCTCCTCTGTTTCTATCTTTGCCGTGGCCCCGAATGATCTGGCCGGCTACGTCATCACCATCAAGGAAACCGCTCACGAGAGGAAATGCCGGTTGGCTCTTGACTCCATAGCGTCGCGCTATGCGGCTAACCGTGGCCGAGCATGTGCTTTATGTCGGAGGAAAACGTCGGATAGGCGTAGATATTTTCCCGGATCTGGCTCGCGGTAATGCCGAAGCGCATCGCCAGTCCGAAGATATTCACGAGCTCCTGGCCGGCATGCCCGACGAAATGCGCGCCTAGGATGCGGTCGGTAGATTGATCGACGATCACCTTCGACCACGCCACTGTTTCGGCATAGGTTTTCGCGGAGAACCAGTCGAGCATGTCATTGACGTGGACGTCGATCGCAAGACCGTTCTGCCTGGCGGCGGCTTCCGTCAGGCCAACCGAGGCGAGCGGCGGCACCGTGTAGACCGATGTCGCCATGCTCGCGTAGTCCGGGCTGTATTTAGCGCCTTCGACGATGTTTCGGCCGACGATGTCGCCCTCATAGGTCGCGATCGGCGACAGTTGCGGCGAGGTCGGCACCGCGTCGCCGCAGACATAGACGTTGGGATTGGAGGTCGACCGCAGATGGCGGTCGAGCGCGACGCGGCCATCGGCTTGCTCGACATGGCCCGCGGCGAGATCCAGCGTATCGACATTGGCGACGCGTCCGGCGCCGTTGACGACACGGTCGGCTTCGGCTGCGTGCTCGGCGCCGTTATGGCTGAAGACGACGCGCAGGCGGTCCTTCGCCTTTTCAATTTGCTTGACGCTCACTGTAGTTCTGATGCGAATGCCGATGCGCTCGCTCTCGGCCTGCAAGCGCGCGACGGCGTCGGCGTCCATGGCAGGCAATAGCTGCGGCAGCGCCTCGAGGATAGTGACCGCAGCACCGGCGCGCGCATAGACATGGCCAAACTCGAGCGAGATGACGCCGCCACCGATGAAGATCACGGAAGCCGGCAGTTCGCGCTCGCTCAGCATTTCGTCCGAGGTGATCATGAGCTCGGCTCCCGGAATTGGCAGCGGCCGCGGCTTCGATCCCGTCGCAATCACGATATGCCTGGCCTCGAGTGTCCGGCTTCCGACGCGGATTGTATTGGATCCTGTGAACGCGCCGTGGCCCTTGATGACCTCGACATTGCGCTTGGCCATCGCGCGGGCGAGATTGGCAGGGATGTCCTTGATCATGTCCTTCTCGCGGTCGATCAGCGCGGCCCAGTCGAGTTTCGGCTTGCCGACGGCTATGTGATGGATGGATGCGCGTTCGATCTCGTGCAGCGCGTGGCCGGCGGCGACCAGCACCTTCTTCGGCGTGCAGCCGCGGTTCGGGCAGGTGCCGCCGAGAAGATCGGCCTCGATCATCGCGACCGACATTCCCGCGCGCCGGACTGGTCCGGTGACACCGATGCCGGCATTGCCGCCGCCGAGAATGACAACGTCAAATTTCTCCGGTGTCATCGAACGAACTCCTCTGTTGGCAACGCCGCATGCGATCAGGCCGCGCCGGCGGCGC
This region includes:
- a CDS encoding dihydrolipoyl dehydrogenase family protein, coding for MTPEKFDVVILGGGNAGIGVTGPVRRAGMSVAMIEADLLGGTCPNRGCTPKKVLVAAGHALHEIERASIHHIAVGKPKLDWAALIDREKDMIKDIPANLARAMAKRNVEVIKGHGAFTGSNTIRVGSRTLEARHIVIATGSKPRPLPIPGAELMITSDEMLSERELPASVIFIGGGVISLEFGHVYARAGAAVTILEALPQLLPAMDADAVARLQAESERIGIRIRTTVSVKQIEKAKDRLRVVFSHNGAEHAAEADRVVNGAGRVANVDTLDLAAGHVEQADGRVALDRHLRSTSNPNVYVCGDAVPTSPQLSPIATYEGDIVGRNIVEGAKYSPDYASMATSVYTVPPLASVGLTEAAARQNGLAIDVHVNDMLDWFSAKTYAETVAWSKVIVDQSTDRILGAHFVGHAGQELVNIFGLAMRFGITASQIRENIYAYPTFSSDIKHMLGHG